From Cellulomonas chengniuliangii, the proteins below share one genomic window:
- a CDS encoding putative bifunctional diguanylate cyclase/phosphodiesterase: MARDAPSSPLAARLTLTSDLADVLPQGVLLVGADGAVLSANAAARDLLGDASTDLGAVVLGEPDLEPWSPDGVAISWDELPAASALRTGVPASAVVGLGRAEADPSWLRVTATPLEQPTQDAALLVTVDDAGPEVVQARALAMHADMVRVTFEDAAIGMALVDLDGRVIRANAALARSFVMTHAELLSRPLDDLAHPEDREQGRAEIARLLEGAAGGPTSATMGRRFITGTGTLLHTRLTVTVVRDPSGKPLHLWHQIEDVTEMRRAQDLLEWRALYDHLTGLANRRLLLDRLAHALQQHAHAPGHVAVVFADLDDFKRVNDSLGHDAGDLLLRVVADRLRSAIRPGDTVARVGGDEFVIVFEKVTSAEHAGELLDAVLAVVHAPVHVGGHDVVPRLSAGLTVNDGSRDAERVLRDADTALYVAKQSGRSRWEVYQDEYRREALHRISVEAELRGAVQRGDFVLHYQPIVDLSTSEVIAHEALVRWQHRERGLLLPGEFIQVCEDTDLIVGLGAWVIEEAVAFLARHPELPGRVYVNVSPRQIGRRDDGGSGSRGLAQTVADVLAATGVSGERLGIEITESGVLQATDLARADLDMLTELGVVLVLDDFGTGYSALSSVLSAPIRGLKLDRSFTMRLGDNGACDRISTAIAALVDSLSSHGVVEGIETEDQRQLALAHGWTHGQGWLFGHPEPEHALDLTSPGHPPTVPGTRRALRTRV; encoded by the coding sequence GTGGCCCGAGACGCCCCCAGCTCCCCCCTCGCGGCCCGGCTGACGCTGACCTCCGACCTCGCCGACGTGCTGCCACAGGGAGTGCTCCTCGTCGGGGCCGACGGCGCGGTGCTGAGCGCCAACGCCGCGGCCCGCGACCTGCTCGGCGACGCCTCGACCGACCTCGGCGCCGTCGTCCTCGGGGAGCCCGACCTCGAGCCCTGGTCCCCTGATGGCGTGGCGATCTCCTGGGACGAGCTGCCTGCCGCCTCCGCCCTGCGCACCGGCGTCCCCGCGAGCGCCGTCGTCGGCCTCGGACGCGCCGAGGCCGACCCCTCCTGGCTCCGGGTCACCGCGACGCCGCTCGAGCAGCCCACGCAGGACGCCGCGCTCCTGGTGACGGTCGACGACGCCGGCCCGGAGGTCGTTCAGGCCCGCGCCCTCGCCATGCACGCCGACATGGTCCGGGTGACCTTCGAGGACGCGGCGATCGGGATGGCGCTCGTCGACCTCGACGGCCGGGTGATCCGCGCCAACGCCGCGCTCGCCCGCTCCTTCGTGATGACCCACGCCGAGCTGCTCAGCCGCCCGCTCGACGACCTGGCCCACCCCGAGGACCGCGAGCAGGGGCGGGCGGAGATCGCCCGGCTGCTGGAGGGCGCCGCCGGCGGGCCCACGTCCGCGACCATGGGCCGCCGCTTCATCACGGGCACCGGCACGCTGCTGCACACCCGCCTCACCGTCACCGTGGTGCGCGACCCCTCCGGGAAGCCGTTGCACCTGTGGCACCAGATCGAGGACGTCACCGAGATGCGCCGCGCGCAGGACCTGCTCGAGTGGCGCGCGCTGTACGACCACCTCACCGGGCTCGCCAACCGGCGCCTGCTGCTCGACAGGCTCGCGCACGCGCTGCAGCAGCACGCGCACGCGCCCGGCCACGTCGCGGTCGTCTTCGCGGACCTCGACGACTTCAAGCGGGTCAACGACTCGCTCGGCCACGACGCGGGCGACCTGCTGCTCCGGGTGGTCGCCGACCGGCTGCGCTCGGCCATCCGTCCCGGGGACACCGTGGCCCGGGTGGGCGGCGACGAGTTCGTCATCGTCTTCGAGAAGGTGACCTCCGCCGAGCATGCCGGCGAGCTGCTCGACGCGGTGCTCGCCGTGGTCCACGCGCCGGTCCATGTGGGCGGGCACGACGTGGTCCCGCGCCTCAGCGCCGGGCTGACCGTCAATGACGGCTCACGCGACGCCGAACGGGTGCTGCGCGACGCCGACACCGCCCTGTACGTGGCCAAGCAGTCCGGCCGCTCCCGCTGGGAGGTGTACCAGGACGAGTACCGGCGCGAGGCGCTCCACCGCATCTCCGTGGAGGCAGAGCTGCGCGGCGCCGTGCAGCGCGGAGACTTCGTGCTGCACTACCAGCCCATCGTCGACCTCTCCACCAGCGAGGTCATCGCGCACGAGGCCCTCGTGCGGTGGCAGCACCGCGAGCGCGGGCTGCTGCTCCCGGGCGAGTTCATCCAGGTGTGCGAGGACACCGACCTGATCGTCGGGCTTGGCGCCTGGGTCATCGAGGAGGCCGTGGCGTTCCTCGCCCGCCATCCCGAGCTCCCCGGCCGGGTGTACGTCAACGTCTCGCCGCGGCAGATCGGGCGCAGGGACGATGGCGGGAGCGGTTCTCGCGGGCTGGCCCAGACCGTCGCCGACGTCCTCGCGGCGACGGGGGTCTCCGGCGAGCGCCTGGGCATCGAGATCACCGAGAGCGGGGTGCTGCAGGCCACGGACCTGGCGCGCGCCGACCTGGACATGCTCACCGAGCTGGGCGTGGTGCTCGTCCTCGACGACTTCGGCACGGGGTACTCCGCTCTGTCGTCGGTGCTGTCCGCCCCCATCCGCGGGCTCAAGCTCGACCGCTCGTTCACGATGCGGCTCGGCGACAACGGCGCCTGCGACCGGATCAGCACCGCGATCGCGGCCCTGGTCGACTCGTTGTCGAGCCACGGGGTCGTCGAGGGGATCGAGACGGAGGACCAGCGCCAGCTGGCCCTCGCGCACGGCTGGACGCACGGGCAGGGGTGGCTGTTCGGCCATCCCGAGCCGGAGCACGCGCTGGACCTGACGTCGCCGGGCCACCCGCCGACCGTGCCCGGCACCCGCCGGGCACTCAGGACTCGCGTGTGA
- a CDS encoding alpha-E domain-containing protein, whose product MLSRIAESLFWIGRYVERADDTARLLDVHLQNLLEDPWSEEDLACRSLLSVMDRTDFPAEVRVGRELVLDVLAYDRRAPASIAGALTAARENARRARETVSTELWECLNTTWNQLPAQVRPGRPHDYFTWVRERAAIVAGLVDSVTSRDDTWQFMVLGRSLERADMTARLLTTRALAGASGPGWTTLLRSCGAHEAYLRTYRGIASDERAAGFLLLDRLFPRSVVHALGQAEACLAALEPVADRSAVEDARRHLGLARTSLEYRPLLEVLDGLPMEMERVQRACSAASDAIRGRYFPTGHLTTWVGEAL is encoded by the coding sequence GTGCTGAGCCGGATCGCCGAGTCGCTCTTCTGGATCGGCCGGTACGTCGAGCGCGCGGACGACACCGCGCGGCTGCTGGACGTGCACCTGCAGAACCTGCTCGAGGACCCGTGGTCCGAGGAGGACCTGGCGTGCCGCTCCCTGCTGTCCGTGATGGACCGCACCGACTTCCCCGCCGAGGTGCGGGTCGGCCGCGAGCTGGTGCTCGACGTGCTGGCCTACGACCGCCGCGCGCCCGCCTCGATCGCCGGGGCGCTGACAGCGGCCCGGGAGAACGCCCGCCGGGCGCGCGAGACGGTGTCCACGGAACTGTGGGAGTGCCTCAACACCACCTGGAACCAGCTCCCGGCCCAGGTGCGGCCCGGCCGGCCGCACGACTACTTCACCTGGGTGCGGGAGCGCGCGGCAATCGTGGCGGGGCTCGTCGACTCGGTCACCTCCCGGGACGACACCTGGCAGTTCATGGTGCTGGGACGCTCCCTCGAGCGCGCGGACATGACCGCCCGGCTGCTGACCACGCGCGCGCTGGCCGGGGCGTCAGGCCCGGGGTGGACCACGCTGCTGCGCTCCTGCGGCGCCCACGAGGCGTACCTGCGCACCTACCGGGGCATCGCCTCCGACGAGCGGGCCGCGGGCTTCCTGCTGCTCGACAGGCTGTTCCCCCGATCGGTGGTGCACGCGCTCGGCCAGGCCGAGGCCTGCCTGGCGGCGCTCGAGCCGGTGGCCGACCGCTCGGCCGTGGAGGACGCGCGCCGGCACCTGGGGTTGGCGCGCACCAGCCTGGAGTACCGCCCGCTGCTCGAGGTGCTCGACGGGCTGCCCATGGAGATGGAGCGCGTGCAGCGCGCCTGCTCGGCGGCGAGCGACGCGATCCGTGGCCGGTACTTCCCGACCGGCCACCTGACGACCTGGGTGGGTGAGGCGCTGTGA
- the lepA gene encoding translation elongation factor 4, which translates to MQRIQPAATPPELLRNFCIIAHIDHGKSTLADRMLQLTGVVDSRAMRAQYLDRMDIERERGITIKSQAVRMPWAVEDEAGALTPYALNMIDTPGHVDFTYEVSRSLAACEGAVLLVDAAQGIEAQTLANLYLAMENDLQIIPVLNKIDLPAAQPEKYAAEIAGLVGCEPEDVLKVSGKTGVGVTELLDRIVQTVPAPHGDPAAPARAMIFDSVYDTYRGVVTYVRVVDGSLSPRERIVMMSTRATHELLEIGVTSPEPVPTKGLGVGEVGYLITGVKDVRQSKVGDTVTNLAKPATEPLGGYSDPKPMVFSGLYPIDGSDYPVLRDALDKLKLNDAALVYEPETSVALGFGFRVGYLGLLHLEIVRERLEREFDLDLISTAPNVIYDVTLEDKSVVTVTNPSEFPGGKIGEVREPVVRATILAPSEYIGAIMELCQQRRGDLLGMDYLSAERVEMRYQLPLAEIVFDFFDQLKSKTRGYASLDYDVTGEQAADLVKVDILLQGEQVDAFSAIVHKDKAYAYGVMMTGKLKDLIPRQQFEVPIQAAVGARVIARETIRAIRKDVLAKCYGGDISRKRKLLEKQKEGKKRMKTIGRVDVPQEAFIAALTSEQTETKDKAKK; encoded by the coding sequence ATGCAGCGCATCCAGCCGGCAGCGACCCCGCCCGAGCTGCTGCGCAACTTCTGCATCATCGCGCACATCGACCACGGCAAGTCGACGCTGGCCGACCGCATGCTCCAGCTCACCGGCGTGGTCGACTCGCGGGCGATGCGCGCGCAGTACCTCGACCGCATGGACATCGAGCGCGAGCGCGGCATCACCATCAAGTCGCAGGCCGTGCGCATGCCGTGGGCGGTCGAGGACGAGGCCGGCGCCCTGACGCCGTACGCGCTCAACATGATCGACACGCCGGGGCACGTGGACTTCACCTACGAGGTCTCGCGGTCGCTGGCGGCGTGCGAGGGCGCCGTGCTGCTGGTCGACGCCGCGCAGGGCATCGAGGCCCAGACCTTGGCCAACCTGTACCTGGCGATGGAGAACGACCTCCAGATCATCCCGGTGCTGAACAAGATCGACCTGCCCGCCGCGCAGCCGGAGAAGTACGCCGCGGAGATCGCCGGCCTGGTCGGCTGTGAGCCGGAGGACGTGCTCAAGGTCTCGGGCAAGACCGGCGTCGGCGTCACCGAGCTGCTGGACCGCATCGTGCAGACGGTGCCCGCCCCGCACGGCGACCCGGCCGCGCCGGCCCGGGCGATGATCTTCGACTCGGTCTACGACACCTACCGGGGCGTGGTCACGTACGTGCGCGTCGTGGACGGCAGCCTGAGCCCGCGCGAGCGCATCGTCATGATGTCGACCCGCGCCACCCACGAGCTCCTCGAGATCGGCGTGACGTCCCCCGAGCCGGTCCCCACCAAGGGGCTGGGCGTCGGCGAGGTCGGGTACCTCATCACAGGCGTCAAGGACGTGCGCCAGTCGAAGGTCGGCGACACGGTCACCAACCTGGCGAAGCCTGCCACGGAGCCGCTGGGCGGGTACTCCGACCCGAAGCCGATGGTGTTCTCGGGCCTGTACCCGATCGACGGCTCGGACTACCCGGTGCTGCGCGACGCGCTCGACAAGCTCAAGCTCAACGACGCCGCGCTGGTCTACGAGCCGGAGACGTCCGTGGCCCTCGGCTTCGGTTTCCGCGTCGGCTACCTGGGGCTGCTGCACCTCGAGATCGTCCGCGAGCGGCTCGAGCGCGAGTTCGACCTGGACCTCATCTCGACTGCGCCGAACGTCATCTACGACGTCACGCTCGAGGACAAGTCCGTGGTCACGGTCACGAACCCGAGCGAGTTCCCGGGCGGCAAGATCGGCGAGGTCCGCGAGCCGGTGGTGCGCGCCACGATCCTGGCCCCGTCCGAGTACATCGGCGCGATCATGGAGCTCTGCCAGCAGCGCCGTGGCGACCTGCTCGGCATGGACTACCTCTCGGCCGAGCGGGTGGAGATGCGCTACCAGCTCCCGCTCGCCGAGATCGTGTTCGACTTCTTCGACCAGCTCAAGTCGAAGACCCGCGGGTACGCCTCCCTCGACTACGACGTCACCGGCGAGCAGGCGGCCGACCTGGTCAAGGTCGACATCCTGCTGCAGGGCGAGCAGGTCGACGCGTTCAGCGCCATCGTGCACAAGGACAAGGCCTACGCCTACGGCGTCATGATGACGGGCAAGCTCAAGGACCTCATCCCGCGCCAGCAGTTCGAGGTGCCGATCCAGGCTGCCGTTGGCGCGCGCGTGATCGCCCGCGAGACGATCCGCGCGATCCGCAAGGACGTGCTGGCCAAGTGCTATGGCGGTGACATCTCCCGCAAGCGCAAGCTCCTCGAGAAGCAGAAGGAGGGCAAGAAGCGCATGAAGACCATCGGTCGCGTGGACGTCCCCCAGGAGGCGTTCATCGCCGCGCTCACCTCGGAGCAGACGGAGACGAAGGACAAGGCGAAGAAGTGA
- a CDS encoding DUF3097 domain-containing protein, giving the protein MTHDRYGQDVLSSAQRPTHHRAPRASTPQAAEPGLVVEEVTTGWVGAVVRVEKSGGQHVVVLEDRKGRTRTFPLGPGFWVDGAPVLLTPPATAPAPARPARTASGSVAVHGAQARVARGSRLWVEGKHDAELVEKVWGDDLRLEGVVVELLDGVDNLADALADFRPEPGRRVGVLVDHLVPGSKEQRIADAALRTVRPGTVLVLGHPYVDVWQAVRPERIGLRAWPTIERGTEWKLGILRELGWPADEQADVARGWQRILRSVRSYADLEPSLLGRVEELIDFVTAP; this is encoded by the coding sequence GTGACCCACGACCGCTACGGCCAGGACGTCCTGTCAAGCGCCCAGCGCCCGACCCACCACCGCGCGCCCCGCGCCTCGACTCCGCAGGCCGCCGAGCCAGGCCTCGTGGTCGAGGAGGTCACCACCGGGTGGGTGGGCGCCGTGGTGCGGGTCGAGAAGTCCGGGGGCCAGCACGTGGTGGTGCTCGAGGACCGCAAGGGCCGCACCCGCACCTTCCCGCTGGGCCCTGGCTTCTGGGTCGACGGCGCCCCGGTGCTGCTGACCCCTCCGGCCACGGCGCCCGCGCCGGCGCGCCCGGCGCGGACCGCGTCGGGGTCCGTGGCGGTGCACGGCGCCCAGGCCCGGGTCGCACGGGGCAGCCGCCTGTGGGTCGAGGGCAAGCACGACGCCGAGCTCGTCGAGAAGGTGTGGGGCGACGACCTGCGCCTCGAGGGCGTCGTGGTGGAGCTGCTGGACGGGGTGGACAACCTGGCGGACGCGCTCGCCGATTTCCGGCCCGAGCCAGGCCGCCGGGTCGGGGTGCTCGTCGACCACCTGGTGCCCGGGTCCAAGGAGCAGCGGATCGCCGACGCCGCCCTGCGCACCGTGCGCCCGGGCACCGTGCTCGTGCTCGGCCACCCGTACGTCGACGTCTGGCAGGCGGTGCGCCCCGAGCGGATCGGGCTGCGCGCCTGGCCCACGATCGAGCGGGGCACGGAGTGGAAGCTGGGCATTCTGCGCGAGCTCGGCTGGCCGGCGGACGAGCAGGCCGATGTCGCTCGGGGCTGGCAGCGCATCCTGCGATCGGTGCGCTCCTACGCCGACCTCGAGCCGTCGCTGCTCGGCCGCGTCGAGGAGCTCATCGACTTCGTGACGGCTCCCTGA
- a CDS encoding transglutaminase family protein: protein MSRLHVVHTTSFHYASPVTASYNEARMTPLSQPGQAVLESRLDVSPMTWSHDYRDYWGTAVTAFEVLVPHESLQLTAEHRIEVTDRPAPRPPCSWDTLASAELRDQLAEFLADTTTTAAPAEVAELAARARHGREPLDAAAAICDLLRSEVEYVPGTTSAHTPASEAWAARSGVCQDMAHLAAGALRSVGLPARYVSGYLYPRGDGAVGETLVGESHAWIEWWAGDWHPYDPTNRTRAGQHHVVLARGRSYDDVPPLRGIYAGASTQDLDVRVRITRES, encoded by the coding sequence GTGAGCCGGCTGCACGTGGTGCACACGACGTCGTTCCACTACGCGTCCCCGGTCACGGCCTCGTACAACGAGGCGCGGATGACGCCGCTGTCGCAGCCGGGCCAGGCCGTGCTGGAGTCCCGGCTCGACGTCTCGCCCATGACCTGGTCCCACGACTACCGCGACTACTGGGGGACGGCGGTGACCGCCTTCGAGGTGCTCGTGCCGCACGAGTCGCTGCAGCTCACGGCCGAGCACCGCATCGAGGTCACGGACCGGCCCGCGCCGCGCCCGCCGTGCTCGTGGGACACGCTGGCCAGCGCGGAGCTGCGGGACCAGCTCGCCGAGTTCCTCGCCGACACCACGACGACGGCCGCGCCCGCCGAGGTCGCCGAGCTCGCGGCCCGGGCCAGGCACGGCCGTGAGCCGCTCGACGCGGCCGCGGCGATCTGCGACCTGCTGCGGTCGGAGGTCGAGTACGTGCCCGGCACGACGTCCGCCCACACGCCGGCCAGCGAGGCCTGGGCGGCGCGGAGCGGCGTGTGCCAGGACATGGCACACCTCGCGGCGGGGGCGCTGCGCAGCGTCGGGCTGCCCGCGCGGTACGTCTCGGGCTACCTGTACCCCCGCGGGGACGGCGCCGTCGGCGAGACCCTGGTGGGGGAGTCCCACGCGTGGATCGAGTGGTGGGCGGGTGACTGGCACCCCTACGACCCGACCAACCGCACCCGCGCGGGCCAGCACCACGTGGTGCTGGCGAGGGGGCGCTCGTACGACGACGTGCCGCCGCTGCGGGGGATCTACGCCGGCGCCAGCACGCAGGACCTGGACGTGCGGGTGCGGATCACACGCGAGTCCTGA
- a CDS encoding DUF4870 domain-containing protein, which translates to MSAHQPFPGQPPHYGPIPLRPDEERTWAIVAHIGGLVLGFVAPLVVWQVFKGRGPYLENQAKEALNFQITLAIAYAVAILLAILTLGLASPLALGVSLAGLIFMILAAVAAGRYEWYRYPATLRLVS; encoded by the coding sequence ATGAGCGCCCACCAGCCGTTCCCCGGCCAGCCTCCGCACTACGGCCCGATCCCCCTGCGTCCTGACGAGGAGCGCACCTGGGCGATCGTCGCCCACATCGGCGGGCTCGTCCTCGGGTTCGTCGCCCCGCTGGTCGTGTGGCAGGTCTTCAAGGGCCGCGGCCCTTACCTGGAGAACCAGGCGAAGGAGGCGCTGAACTTCCAGATCACCCTGGCCATCGCCTACGCCGTCGCGATCCTGCTCGCGATCCTGACGCTGGGACTTGCCTCCCCCCTGGCCCTGGGGGTGAGCCTCGCCGGCCTCATCTTCATGATCCTCGCCGCCGTCGCCGCCGGACGGTACGAGTGGTACCGGTATCCGGCGACTCTGCGCCTGGTCTCCTGA
- the hemW gene encoding radical SAM family heme chaperone HemW, producing MSPALPDGDVPPDDGALPGSAAQGAAERAFGVYLHVPFCTVRCGYCDFNTYTATELGGGASQASYADTALREIELGGRVLAGLPPRPASTVFVGGGTPTVLPPGDLARLLEGVRSTWGLAPGAEVTTEANPDSVTPESLAALAAAGFTRVSFGMQSAVPHVLATLERTHDPARIPDVVRWARDAGLQVSLDLIYGTPGESLDDWRASVETALATGVDHVSAYALVVEAGTKMAVQVRRGLLDLPSEDDQAAKYELADDLLAAAGLRWYEVSNWARSDADRCRHNLAYWRGDDWWGVGPGAHSHVGGVRWWNVKHPRAYAERLERGLSPSAGREVVAGEAAQLERVMLGVRLAEGLPLADLGPEARTSVAGLVADGLLDGAAALGAGGPRRALLTRRGRLLADAVVRTLTD from the coding sequence GTGTCACCCGCACTGCCTGACGGAGACGTTCCACCGGACGACGGCGCGCTGCCGGGATCGGCGGCGCAGGGGGCGGCCGAGCGCGCGTTCGGGGTGTACCTGCACGTGCCGTTCTGCACGGTGCGCTGCGGGTACTGCGACTTCAACACGTACACCGCCACCGAGCTCGGGGGCGGGGCCAGCCAGGCCTCGTACGCCGATACGGCGCTGCGCGAGATCGAGCTGGGCGGCCGGGTCCTGGCGGGGCTGCCCCCGCGGCCTGCCTCGACGGTGTTCGTCGGCGGCGGCACCCCGACGGTGCTCCCGCCGGGAGACCTGGCGCGGCTGCTCGAGGGTGTGCGCTCCACGTGGGGCCTGGCCCCCGGCGCCGAGGTGACCACCGAGGCGAACCCCGACTCGGTGACGCCCGAGTCGCTCGCGGCGCTCGCCGCGGCGGGCTTCACCCGGGTGTCGTTCGGGATGCAGTCGGCCGTGCCGCACGTGCTCGCGACGTTGGAGCGCACGCACGATCCCGCCCGGATCCCCGACGTGGTCCGCTGGGCGCGCGACGCGGGCCTGCAGGTGTCGCTCGACCTGATCTATGGGACTCCCGGTGAGTCGCTCGACGACTGGCGCGCCAGCGTGGAGACGGCCCTGGCGACGGGCGTCGACCATGTCTCGGCGTATGCCCTCGTGGTCGAGGCCGGCACGAAGATGGCTGTGCAGGTGCGGCGTGGGCTGCTCGACCTTCCCTCGGAGGACGACCAGGCGGCGAAGTACGAGCTGGCCGACGACCTGCTGGCCGCGGCCGGGCTGCGCTGGTACGAGGTGAGCAACTGGGCGCGCTCCGACGCCGACCGGTGCCGTCACAACCTGGCGTACTGGCGGGGCGACGACTGGTGGGGCGTGGGTCCTGGCGCGCACAGCCACGTGGGCGGTGTGCGCTGGTGGAACGTCAAGCACCCGCGCGCCTATGCCGAGCGCCTCGAGCGGGGCCTGAGCCCTTCCGCTGGCCGAGAGGTCGTCGCCGGCGAGGCAGCCCAGCTCGAGCGCGTGATGCTGGGGGTGCGGCTCGCGGAGGGCCTTCCGCTGGCCGACCTGGGCCCGGAGGCCCGGACCTCGGTCGCCGGCCTGGTGGCCGACGGGCTGCTGGACGGCGCCGCGGCCCTCGGCGCGGGCGGACCGCGCCGGGCGCTGCTGACCCGGCGCGGACGGCTGCTGGCCGACGCCGTGGTCCGCACTCTGACCGATTGA
- a CDS encoding DUF4870 domain-containing protein produces MTSDYPPPPPPGTPQGVSESEARTWSALAHLGGIFAYLFIGWLPALVIWLVYRDRSNHVAVESKVALNFQLTLLIGLVVCWVLGQIPLIGLIGFLGQIALGVASLVFSILAFVAVQRGDRYQYPFSLALVR; encoded by the coding sequence ATGACGAGCGACTATCCCCCACCGCCGCCGCCCGGCACGCCCCAGGGCGTCTCCGAGAGCGAGGCGCGCACCTGGTCGGCCCTCGCCCACCTGGGCGGCATCTTCGCCTACCTCTTCATCGGATGGCTGCCGGCACTGGTCATCTGGCTCGTGTACCGGGACCGCAGCAACCACGTCGCGGTGGAGTCGAAGGTCGCGCTGAACTTCCAGCTCACGCTGCTGATCGGGCTGGTGGTGTGCTGGGTCCTCGGGCAGATCCCCCTGATCGGACTGATCGGCTTCCTGGGGCAGATCGCCCTGGGCGTCGCCAGCCTGGTGTTCTCGATCCTCGCGTTCGTCGCCGTCCAGCGCGGCGACCGCTACCAGTACCCCTTCTCCCTGGCCCTCGTCCGATGA
- a CDS encoding MFS transporter produces MTQSAGEPAPDPRRWRALSVCLAVGFMTMLDVSIVNVALPSIDEALRASSSQLQLVVAGYTLAFGLALVPAGRWGDARGRRPLLIGGLVCFALTSLGAGLATSGGALAVMRLLQGLSAGVLNPQVTGLIQELFRGGERARAFGLFGATIGVSTALGPLIGGLIIQAAGPEAGWRWVFFVNVPVMAVVLPLAWRWLPRAAPRRSARFDHVGLALIGLTTVGLMLPLVTTTGVGDDPARWWWWAAAAVVGSCAVAWERRYQRRTGAAVLDPAVLGQRSFRNGALLGFAYFSGFTAVFLVITLYLQTILGYTALQAGLVGMPFAIASAGTAALSGRLVVKHGRRVVVLGLILVLIGLAATDLAFRTLDGATVGWVVAATQLVTGAGSGLVIAPNQTLTLERVPVGSAGVAASMLQLGQRVGSALGVAVNVAVFYATLAAGGAGGLAVGRAFLVTSALVAVALVVALVDARTRSTGGAPQGGTAARATA; encoded by the coding sequence GTGACGCAGTCCGCCGGAGAGCCCGCGCCGGACCCCCGCCGATGGCGAGCCCTGTCGGTGTGCCTGGCCGTCGGCTTCATGACGATGCTCGACGTGTCGATCGTCAACGTCGCCCTCCCGTCGATCGACGAGGCGCTGCGCGCGAGCTCGAGCCAGCTCCAGCTGGTGGTGGCCGGCTACACCCTCGCGTTCGGGCTCGCGCTGGTCCCCGCCGGCCGGTGGGGCGACGCGCGCGGGCGGCGGCCGCTCCTGATCGGGGGGCTCGTGTGTTTCGCGCTGACCAGCCTGGGCGCCGGCCTGGCGACGTCGGGCGGGGCGCTCGCGGTGATGCGGCTGCTCCAGGGGCTGAGCGCGGGGGTGCTCAACCCCCAGGTCACCGGCCTGATCCAGGAGCTGTTCCGCGGCGGCGAGCGGGCGAGGGCCTTCGGGCTGTTCGGGGCGACGATCGGGGTCTCGACCGCGCTGGGCCCGCTGATCGGCGGCCTCATCATCCAGGCGGCCGGGCCAGAGGCCGGATGGCGGTGGGTGTTCTTCGTCAACGTGCCCGTCATGGCGGTCGTGCTGCCCCTCGCCTGGCGGTGGCTGCCGCGCGCGGCGCCCCGGCGGTCCGCGCGGTTCGACCACGTCGGCCTCGCGCTCATCGGCCTGACCACCGTCGGACTCATGCTGCCCCTGGTGACCACCACGGGCGTGGGCGACGACCCGGCGCGGTGGTGGTGGTGGGCGGCGGCCGCGGTGGTGGGCTCGTGCGCGGTCGCCTGGGAGCGCCGGTACCAGCGCCGCACCGGCGCCGCGGTGCTCGACCCGGCGGTGCTCGGCCAACGGTCGTTCCGCAACGGCGCGCTGCTCGGCTTCGCCTACTTCTCCGGGTTCACCGCGGTGTTCCTCGTGATCACGCTGTACCTGCAGACCATCCTCGGCTACACGGCCTTGCAGGCGGGACTGGTCGGCATGCCGTTCGCCATCGCGTCGGCGGGGACCGCGGCGCTGTCCGGGCGGCTGGTGGTCAAGCACGGGCGCCGTGTGGTGGTGCTCGGGCTGATCCTCGTGCTGATCGGCCTCGCCGCCACCGACCTGGCGTTCCGCACGCTCGACGGGGCGACCGTGGGCTGGGTCGTGGCGGCCACCCAGCTCGTCACCGGCGCGGGAAGCGGGCTCGTGATCGCGCCGAACCAGACGCTGACGCTCGAGCGGGTGCCGGTCGGATCGGCGGGGGTCGCGGCGAGCATGCTGCAGCTCGGCCAGCGGGTCGGGTCGGCGCTCGGCGTCGCGGTGAACGTCGCTGTGTTCTACGCCACGCTGGCCGCGGGCGGAGCCGGTGGGCTCGCCGTCGGGCGCGCATTCCTCGTCACGTCGGCGCTGGTCGCGGTCGCCCTGGTCGTGGCCCTGGTGGACGCCCGCACCCGCTCGACGGGCGGCGCGCCGCAGGGCGGGACCGCCGCTCGCGCGACCGCGTAG